Part of the Cryptosporangium arvum DSM 44712 genome, GGTGGTCCGTGCGTCCGCGCGGACGGCCAGCCCCGCGTGCTTCACCGCGTCGAGACCGGCCACGTTCACGTTCACGAAGCGGACGCCGTCCGCGCCGAACGCCGTCCGCGACGCCGTCGTGAAGTCGGAGTAGCGCGTGCCGACGCCGATCACGAGGTCGGCCTCGGCGGCGATCGTGTTGGCGGCGGCCGTCCCGGTGGAGCCGATCGCGCCCAGGCACTGCTCGTGGTCGAACGGCAGGGCGCCCTTGCCGGCCTGGGTGAGACCGACCGGGATGCCGGTGGACTCGCAGAACCGGGCCAGCGCCGCGTGGGCACCGGAGTAACCCACCCCGCCGCCGGCGACGATCAGCGGACGACGCGCGGAGCGGATCAGCGCCCCGGCCTCGGCCAGATCGCCCGGCTCCGGCACCGGACGCGCGACCCGCCAGACCCGGTCGGCGAAGAACTCGTCCGGCCAGTCGAACGCCTGGGCCTGCACGTCCTGCGGGAGGCAGATCGTCACCGCGCCGGTCTCGGCCGGGTCGGTGAGCACGCGCATCGCCGCGAGCAGCGCGGCCGGGAGCTGTTCGGGGCGGTGGACGCGGTCGAAGTACTTCGAGACCGGGCGGAACGCGTCGTTGACCGTGACGTCGCCGGACCAGGGCACCTCGAGTTCCTGCAGGAGCGGCGCGGCGCTGCGGTCGGCGAACGTGTCGGCCGGCAGCAGCAGCACCGGCAGCCGGTTGACGGTCGCGAGCGCCGCGCCGGTGATCATGTTCGTCGCGCCCGGGCCGATGCTGGTGCTCACCGCGTAGGTCTGCAGGCGGTCCTTCATCCGGGCGTAGGCGACCGCGGTGTGCACCATCGCCTGTTCGTTGCGGCCGAGGACGTACGGGAGCAGGTCGGGATCCTGCAGCAGGGCCTGGCCGAGCCCGGCGACGTTGCCGTGGCCGAAGATGCCGAGGCACCCGGCGATCAGCCGCTGCCGGACGCCGTCACGTTCGGAGTACTGCGCGGCGAGGAACCGTACGGTGGCCTGTGCGACGGTGAGCTTCATCGCCTGCCCTCCAGCCGGGGATCGATGGCTTGGCCGGCCCAGGTGCCGCGCACCCAGGCGTGGTCGGGGTGGTCGGAGATCAGCCAGGCGCGCTCGGCGCCCGGCCCGGCCATGACGTTGAGGTAGTACATGTCGAAGCCGGGCGCGGCGATGCACGGGCCGTGCCAGCCGTAGGGGACCAGCGCGGTGTCCCGGTCGCGGACCTCGGCGAGCACGTCGATCCCGCCCGCGGCCGAGCTGCTCGTGCGGTGGTAGCCGAAGCCCGGCTCGCCCGCCGGCCCGGCCGCGATCTCGAAGTAGTAGATCTCCTCGAGCGCGGACTCGGTGGCGGTGGCCTC contains:
- the iolD gene encoding 3D-(3,5/4)-trihydroxycyclohexane-1,2-dione acylhydrolase (decyclizing), with amino-acid sequence MKLTVAQATVRFLAAQYSERDGVRQRLIAGCLGIFGHGNVAGLGQALLQDPDLLPYVLGRNEQAMVHTAVAYARMKDRLQTYAVSTSIGPGATNMITGAALATVNRLPVLLLPADTFADRSAAPLLQELEVPWSGDVTVNDAFRPVSKYFDRVHRPEQLPAALLAAMRVLTDPAETGAVTICLPQDVQAQAFDWPDEFFADRVWRVARPVPEPGDLAEAGALIRSARRPLIVAGGGVGYSGAHAALARFCESTGIPVGLTQAGKGALPFDHEQCLGAIGSTGTAAANTIAAEADLVIGVGTRYSDFTTASRTAFGADGVRFVNVNVAGLDAVKHAGLAVRADARTTLEALAGLEYTVAPEYRAEYTRLDAEWNARVRAAYDTEELTQSAVIGAVNDLSDPRDVVVCAAGSMPGDLHKLWQTRDAKGYHVEYGYSCMGYEIAGGLGVALACPDRDVFVLVGDGSYLMMATELVTALQEDLKVIVVLVQNHGFASIGALSESLGSQRFGTRYRYRTKSGRLDGDLLPVDLAANAASLGVPVVRVEDRAALADAIAAAKASATSTLIHVETDPFHNGAPDTGAWWDVPVSEVSTLDSTQAAYRTYAEHKATQRTYLHPTEAS